From the genome of Hyalangium ruber, one region includes:
- a CDS encoding SDR family NAD(P)-dependent oxidoreductase — protein sequence MDLELKGKAALITGSSRGIGRAIAAALVREGARVCLSARGVEALDQAAEELRAAGAEVATVVGDVATPEGAAAAVEAAARAFGALDILVNNVGGSGGAGSFEQATAVQWKDVLDRNLMAAVWCSQHAVARMRERGGCIVHINSIYGREYASSAPYTAAKSGLTALTKEMAVDLARYRIRVNGVAPGSIFFPGGSWDRRQKAQPEKVEKMLREEIPWGRFGAPEEVADVVAFLCSERARWVTGATLPVDGGQGRAF from the coding sequence ATGGACCTGGAACTCAAGGGCAAGGCGGCGCTGATCACGGGCAGCAGTCGTGGCATCGGGCGCGCCATCGCCGCGGCGTTGGTGCGCGAGGGTGCGCGGGTATGTCTGAGCGCCCGGGGCGTTGAGGCGCTGGATCAGGCGGCCGAGGAGCTGCGCGCGGCGGGCGCCGAGGTGGCCACGGTGGTGGGAGATGTCGCCACCCCCGAGGGCGCGGCGGCCGCGGTGGAGGCGGCGGCGCGGGCTTTTGGCGCGCTGGACATCCTCGTGAACAACGTCGGGGGGAGCGGGGGGGCGGGCTCGTTCGAGCAGGCCACCGCCGTCCAGTGGAAGGACGTGCTGGACCGCAACCTCATGGCGGCCGTCTGGTGCAGCCAGCACGCCGTGGCGCGGATGCGCGAGCGGGGCGGCTGCATCGTCCACATCAACTCCATCTACGGCCGCGAGTATGCCTCCAGCGCTCCCTACACCGCCGCGAAGTCCGGGCTCACGGCGCTCACCAAGGAGATGGCCGTCGACCTGGCCCGCTACCGCATCCGCGTCAATGGTGTTGCCCCCGGCTCCATCTTCTTTCCTGGCGGGAGCTGGGACCGGCGCCAGAAGGCCCAGCCCGAGAAGGTGGAGAAGATGCTGCGCGAGGAGATTCCCTGGGGCCGCTTCGGCGCTCCCGAGGAGGTGGCGGACGTGGTCGCCTTCCTCTGCTCGGAGAGAGCACGCTGGGTGACGGGAGCCACGCTCCCCGTGGATGGTGGACAGGGGCGCGCGTTCTGA
- a CDS encoding DUF4340 domain-containing protein — protein sequence MKQTEKNLVILLALTVISGGLALYAYFGVMKPETAELERMEQHEKIFATPEPDEATKDGGTAALVFTQLSVQAKGVTATLERQGETWRLTSPVSAKAEKWVVDAITSQLQSAKFKTTVDEAPTDADLEKYGLKPPVFMVTAKAYAPDASGGGKEDPARQRTVTLYGGIENTFDGSVYVRREGDARVYAAEGSVRYALEKDIYALRDKEFLGLDPTHVQALDVTAKTGAYALEREATGSWRLTKPSAQRADADRVKRLIQSLKDQRALAFPTDSAEERTKLGLDTPLVDARFTLTSGEPVRVRFSLKQDATGTKVYALREQGSNVLLAEMPEAVLHLLDVNLAELRDKTVLAFRIEDVKRLVIHPGGSAAPIVLAHMNPDAGTLDGWRVQAPQAGMAQVLKVASLLKTLHTLKASAYGEAKPKKWETYGITESSRGVSLLDASGKELARLWIGSEVLDKMGTVYVRGAGTEVMEVDSARLSELPSRPEDVMEAAPAASATDAGSPVAQP from the coding sequence GTCATCAGCGGGGGACTCGCCCTCTATGCGTACTTCGGCGTGATGAAGCCGGAGACCGCCGAGCTCGAGCGCATGGAGCAGCACGAGAAGATCTTCGCCACGCCCGAGCCTGACGAGGCCACGAAGGATGGCGGCACCGCGGCGCTCGTCTTCACGCAGCTCAGCGTGCAGGCCAAGGGCGTCACCGCGACGCTGGAGCGGCAGGGGGAGACCTGGCGCCTCACCTCTCCGGTGTCGGCCAAGGCGGAGAAGTGGGTGGTGGACGCCATCACCAGCCAGCTCCAGTCCGCGAAGTTCAAGACCACCGTGGATGAGGCCCCCACCGACGCGGACCTGGAGAAGTACGGCCTGAAACCGCCCGTCTTCATGGTGACGGCGAAGGCCTACGCCCCGGATGCCTCCGGCGGTGGGAAGGAGGATCCCGCGCGCCAGCGCACGGTGACGCTGTACGGCGGCATCGAGAACACCTTCGACGGCTCGGTGTACGTGCGCCGCGAGGGGGACGCGCGCGTGTACGCCGCGGAAGGCTCGGTGCGCTACGCGCTGGAGAAGGACATCTATGCCCTGCGCGACAAGGAGTTCCTGGGGCTGGACCCAACCCACGTGCAGGCCCTCGACGTGACGGCGAAGACAGGCGCCTATGCGCTGGAGCGAGAGGCGACTGGTTCCTGGCGGCTGACGAAGCCCTCGGCCCAGCGCGCGGATGCGGACCGGGTCAAGCGGCTGATCCAGTCGCTGAAGGACCAGCGGGCCCTCGCCTTTCCCACGGACTCGGCCGAGGAGCGGACGAAGCTGGGGCTGGACACCCCCCTGGTGGATGCTCGTTTCACCCTGACCTCGGGAGAGCCGGTGCGCGTGCGCTTCTCCCTGAAGCAGGACGCGACGGGCACGAAGGTGTACGCGTTGCGCGAGCAGGGCTCGAATGTGTTGCTCGCGGAGATGCCGGAAGCCGTGCTCCACCTGCTGGATGTCAACCTGGCGGAGCTGCGCGACAAGACGGTGCTCGCCTTCCGCATCGAGGACGTGAAGCGCCTCGTCATCCACCCGGGCGGCAGTGCGGCGCCCATCGTCCTGGCTCACATGAACCCCGATGCCGGGACGCTGGATGGCTGGCGGGTGCAGGCGCCCCAGGCCGGCATGGCCCAGGTGTTGAAAGTGGCCTCGCTGCTCAAGACCCTGCACACGCTCAAGGCGTCCGCCTACGGCGAGGCCAAGCCGAAGAAGTGGGAGACCTACGGCATCACCGAGTCCTCACGCGGGGTCTCGCTGCTGGATGCGAGCGGCAAGGAGCTGGCGCGGCTGTGGATCGGCAGCGAGGTGCTGGACAAGATGGGGACGGTCTATGTCCGTGGCGCCGGCACCGAGGTCATGGAGGTCGATTCGGCCCGGCTGTCCGAGCTGCCCTCCCGTCCCGAGGATGTGATGGAGGCCGCACCGGCCGCTTCCGCAACGGATGCGGGCTCACCGGTCGCCCAGCCCTGA